One Candidatus Dormiibacterota bacterium genomic window carries:
- a CDS encoding ABC transporter permease, with protein sequence MIGFIGRRILQSIPTLILISLLLFFGMQAVPGGPLSAFAFRPGMSNAARQAIVHQWGLDQPVYIQYVQWVKSMVTGNWQFSFFMHRSVREVIFQRLPATAILMVTAYVIQQLIALPAGIIAALRRYSFFDQAVTFFSYVGYSMPTFWLGLMLLLIFAVMIPILPVAGIIDIRAAGAPFLTADYNAWFGQHPIAGILDILSHIVLPATTIAIVGIAGDSRFMRSSMLDAIHQDYVRTARAKGLSERVVVLKHALRNALLPVVTNIGIELPLLFSGAVVTEAIFSWPGMGQLFFQALEAFDYPLLMGILSVSAVLIILFNLLADIAYAYIDPRISYA encoded by the coding sequence ATGATTGGGTTTATCGGGCGCCGCATCCTTCAGTCGATCCCGACCCTCATCCTGATCTCGTTACTCCTCTTCTTCGGGATGCAGGCGGTGCCGGGTGGCCCCCTGTCGGCCTTCGCCTTCCGCCCGGGGATGAGCAACGCCGCCCGGCAGGCCATCGTCCACCAGTGGGGCCTCGACCAACCCGTCTACATTCAGTACGTGCAATGGGTGAAGTCGATGGTGACCGGCAACTGGCAGTTCTCGTTCTTCATGCACCGCTCCGTTCGTGAGGTGATCTTTCAGCGGCTGCCGGCGACTGCGATCTTGATGGTGACGGCCTACGTGATCCAGCAGCTTATCGCGCTGCCCGCCGGGATCATCGCGGCGTTACGGCGCTATTCGTTCTTCGATCAGGCGGTGACCTTCTTCTCCTACGTCGGCTACTCGATGCCCACGTTCTGGCTGGGGCTCATGCTGCTGCTGATCTTCGCCGTCATGATTCCCATCCTCCCGGTCGCCGGCATCATCGACATCCGCGCCGCGGGGGCGCCCTTCCTGACGGCTGATTACAACGCCTGGTTCGGGCAGCACCCAATCGCCGGCATCCTGGACATCTTGAGCCATATCGTGCTGCCCGCAACCACGATCGCCATCGTTGGCATTGCCGGGGACTCGCGCTTCATGCGCTCGTCGATGCTCGACGCGATCCACCAGGACTACGTCCGGACCGCCCGGGCCAAAGGGTTGAGCGAGCGCGTCGTGGTTCTCAAACACGCTCTGCGCAATGCGTTGCTCCCGGTTGTGACCAACATCGGGATTGAGCTGCCACTCCTCTTCTCGGGCGCGGTGGTCACCGAGGCCATTTTCAGCTGGCCCGGGATGGGCCAGTTATTCTTCCAGGCACTGGAGGCGTTCGACTACCCCCTCTTGATGGGCATCCTGTCGGTTTCTGCCGTCCTGATCATTCTGTTCAACCTGCTGGCCGACATCGCCTACGCGTACATCGACCCGAGAATCTCCTATGCTTGA